The Acidobacteriota bacterium genome has a segment encoding these proteins:
- the aroB gene encoding 3-dehydroquinate synthase, with translation MRTTAVKLGSRSYQVQISSGLLDELGALARGALGENTRHAIVVSNLTVDSIYGGRAVKSLAGAGFKVSRFSIGDGERFKNLRTAESLFAFLIERRIERSDVIVAMGGGVVGDLAGFVAATYLRGIRLIQVPTTLLAQIDSSVGGKTAVNHPLGKNLIGAFHQPSLVAIDPEMLRSLPARQMQSGLYEAIKYGVIGDRRLFNRIALNIDELKEFESAELEHVIARCCAIKARVVQRDEREGGLRRILNFGHTVGHSLEAVTHYRRFLHGEAVGHGMRAASRIAERLGLLGTSDRQMIETAIASVGGLPSANTLALDDIISAMHRDKKVESGRAAFVLPVEIGKVVIRSNVPPQVVRAALKDTFR, from the coding sequence ATGCGCACAACCGCCGTAAAACTTGGCTCGCGCAGCTATCAGGTTCAAATCTCCTCCGGCTTGCTGGACGAACTAGGTGCCCTCGCACGCGGCGCGCTCGGCGAGAATACCAGACACGCCATTGTTGTGAGCAACTTGACTGTGGACTCGATCTACGGCGGCCGCGCTGTTAAATCGTTAGCCGGCGCCGGCTTCAAAGTTAGTCGTTTTTCAATTGGCGACGGCGAGCGGTTTAAGAACCTGCGCACCGCGGAGTCATTGTTTGCGTTCTTGATCGAGCGGCGCATTGAACGCTCCGACGTTATCGTCGCGATGGGTGGAGGTGTTGTCGGCGATCTCGCCGGTTTTGTCGCCGCGACTTACCTGCGCGGCATACGCCTGATTCAGGTTCCAACTACGCTGCTCGCTCAGATAGACAGCTCAGTCGGAGGGAAAACTGCGGTCAATCATCCTCTTGGTAAGAACCTGATAGGCGCTTTCCACCAACCTTCGCTTGTGGCCATCGATCCCGAGATGCTTCGCTCGCTTCCCGCGCGCCAAATGCAATCGGGACTCTACGAGGCCATCAAGTACGGCGTGATTGGCGATCGTCGATTGTTCAATCGAATCGCGCTGAACATCGACGAGTTGAAAGAATTTGAATCCGCCGAACTGGAGCACGTAATCGCGCGCTGTTGCGCCATCAAAGCCCGCGTGGTGCAACGCGATGAGCGCGAGGGCGGGCTCCGGCGAATCCTGAACTTCGGCCACACCGTCGGGCACTCTCTCGAAGCGGTTACACACTACCGGCGCTTTCTCCACGGCGAAGCAGTTGGCCACGGCATGCGCGCCGCATCGCGCATAGCGGAACGGTTGGGGCTTCTTGGGACCAGCGACCGTCAGATGATCGAGACCGCGATTGCCAGCGTCGGAGGGCTTCCAAGCGCCAATACTCTTGCGCTCGATGATATAATCTCAGCAATGCATCGCGACAAAAAGGTCGAATCCGGCCGAGCCGCATTCGTGCTGCCGGTTGAGATAGGAAAAGTCGTGATCAGATCGAACGTGCCCCCGCAGGTCGTTAGAGCAGCCCTCAAAGACACTTTCAGATGA
- a CDS encoding pitrilysin family protein, translated as MQYSKPSKTAFSILILITTTLAAPGLSQSGRGRPKIPQPSPTTSQPPPVINVPAAAAVIKQEQVGTTSRFVLRNGITIVISEHHATPIAAAVAYFKAGALDEPWSMSGAQQLVERMIFNGTVLRPGDRALGDLRTLGASIEAGTSYDGAAYSVVAPSDKIKEALTIQADMLQNPKVDAEALRREIATVIEETRGQGVPLVTGLTPPSHAFTTRTFTADPGDQALTRLKDFDDPAAFSMVRLFNIAFTSGASVNIDALRSVTREQLVEFYRSHYRPDNLIVSVAGDVSTFSTLVEIQQLYGDFGVKPEPAVEQVKAAEVIKTKTPSARAAIPTSDNQQQTAKPNAPKPETLQTVKPSPPAEQTKLRYAADRGDISQSIVSVGFNVPGAESKDWAALEVLAAVAGRGRASRLSRSLIDGQMVANRIEAHYVAVAGAGLVALQTWSSKDSREGSSIDKAESALFKEVDRLRREIPAEGELARAKTILEKTAVAESATYLGRAKALARAEVAGVGFRAALDYRSRIRAISAQDVQRAAAKYLTLGHTSIHEYEPLSAPARTFDADTFSATVTAWAPGFAQPVESAIVQTADANSSLAAVAQGPERSPERQSILESVQPMPVKDFSTLNGSRAFVREDHAQHEVAIAILFQGGRLVEEATTSGATELMLRSILYGTPRRTFAQVTQELEQLGADIEIVAEPDFFGFMLSVLSRNADRALKLLRDMIEEPAFRDDDVARARLGQIASIRDARDSSFTRSRELLLQALFPGHPYSLPSHGREEIVGAFTAEKLREWHARAIVRQFPLAIIVGDTDGSALVSSQIAEGFKRRDVDAALQVRTAQPAAAGEKSEQRRLEQATIAVGFAGPKAESADLTAVQLIESALNGPGGRLLRELRDKQNLISMGGFEHQTMFAAGVIAAYSATRAENEQKARAALLAEFERLARGGLTADEMASSRALATTSRIALQQSHSQHALQYARAIFHRQQASASDVDNFAELLSKVTSEDIKRIAGAYLKVSSAGAGIVRGTPQQPVLSPPKQD; from the coding sequence GTGCAATACTCGAAGCCTTCCAAAACAGCTTTCTCGATTCTTATCCTAATAACAACGACGCTAGCGGCTCCAGGCCTGTCGCAGAGCGGGCGAGGCCGGCCCAAAATTCCTCAGCCCTCGCCCACTACTTCTCAACCTCCGCCCGTGATTAACGTGCCGGCTGCCGCAGCGGTGATCAAGCAAGAGCAAGTAGGCACAACCTCGCGTTTCGTGCTGCGCAACGGAATCACGATCGTCATCAGCGAACACCACGCAACCCCCATAGCGGCTGCTGTAGCCTATTTCAAGGCTGGTGCCCTTGATGAGCCTTGGTCGATGAGCGGCGCCCAGCAACTGGTCGAGCGCATGATCTTCAACGGAACCGTGCTGCGGCCTGGTGATCGCGCATTGGGTGATCTGCGTACGTTGGGCGCGTCCATTGAGGCCGGCACATCGTATGACGGCGCCGCGTATTCGGTGGTCGCGCCTTCAGACAAGATCAAAGAGGCCCTGACGATTCAAGCTGATATGCTGCAGAACCCGAAGGTGGACGCTGAGGCGTTGCGCCGAGAAATTGCGACGGTGATCGAGGAGACACGAGGTCAGGGAGTTCCGCTGGTAACCGGGCTGACGCCTCCTTCACACGCCTTTACGACTCGAACCTTCACCGCGGATCCTGGCGATCAAGCCCTCACCCGCTTGAAAGACTTCGATGATCCCGCCGCCTTTTCGATGGTCAGACTCTTCAACATCGCATTCACATCGGGAGCTTCCGTGAACATCGATGCGTTGCGCTCGGTGACCCGCGAGCAGCTTGTCGAATTCTATCGAAGCCACTATCGACCCGACAATCTGATTGTCTCGGTCGCCGGCGATGTATCGACGTTCAGCACGCTGGTCGAGATTCAACAACTCTACGGGGATTTCGGAGTGAAACCCGAACCAGCGGTGGAGCAGGTCAAAGCAGCAGAAGTCATCAAGACTAAGACTCCCTCTGCGCGCGCCGCAATTCCCACGTCTGACAACCAGCAGCAGACCGCCAAGCCGAACGCACCCAAACCAGAAACACTCCAAACGGTTAAGCCATCGCCGCCGGCCGAACAAACCAAACTTCGCTACGCAGCGGATCGCGGGGACATAAGTCAATCAATCGTGAGCGTGGGTTTCAACGTACCCGGAGCCGAATCAAAGGACTGGGCCGCACTCGAAGTGTTGGCAGCGGTCGCCGGCCGTGGTCGAGCGTCACGTTTGAGCCGTTCTTTGATCGACGGGCAAATGGTCGCCAACCGCATCGAAGCGCACTATGTGGCAGTCGCAGGCGCGGGATTGGTTGCCCTTCAGACGTGGTCGTCGAAAGACTCGCGCGAAGGCTCCTCAATCGACAAAGCGGAGTCTGCGCTGTTCAAAGAAGTGGACCGGTTGCGACGCGAGATACCGGCCGAAGGGGAATTGGCGCGTGCAAAAACGATTCTGGAAAAAACGGCCGTCGCCGAGAGCGCGACCTATCTCGGACGCGCCAAAGCGCTGGCGCGCGCTGAAGTTGCGGGAGTGGGGTTCCGCGCAGCGCTCGACTATCGATCGCGCATTCGCGCCATTAGCGCCCAGGATGTACAACGCGCTGCCGCCAAATATCTGACGCTCGGCCACACTTCAATTCACGAATACGAGCCTCTCTCTGCTCCTGCGCGCACGTTCGACGCCGACACTTTTTCTGCGACTGTGACGGCGTGGGCGCCAGGGTTCGCGCAACCGGTTGAGAGCGCCATTGTGCAAACCGCAGACGCCAACTCGTCGCTCGCTGCTGTGGCGCAAGGCCCGGAGCGCTCTCCCGAACGGCAGTCGATCCTCGAGTCCGTTCAGCCGATGCCTGTCAAAGACTTCTCAACGCTGAACGGCTCAAGAGCCTTCGTGCGCGAAGACCACGCTCAGCACGAGGTGGCCATCGCGATACTGTTTCAAGGGGGCCGCCTCGTTGAGGAGGCGACAACCAGCGGCGCGACCGAGTTGATGCTTCGCTCTATTTTGTATGGCACGCCCCGCAGGACTTTCGCGCAGGTCACTCAAGAGCTGGAACAGCTCGGAGCAGATATTGAGATTGTTGCGGAGCCCGACTTCTTTGGCTTTATGCTGAGCGTCCTCTCGCGCAATGCCGACCGCGCGCTAAAGCTTCTGCGCGACATGATCGAGGAACCTGCCTTTAGAGATGACGACGTGGCGCGAGCACGGCTCGGGCAGATCGCGTCGATTCGCGACGCCCGCGACTCGAGCTTCACGCGGTCGCGAGAGCTGCTGCTTCAAGCGCTCTTCCCCGGACATCCTTACTCACTCCCATCGCACGGACGTGAGGAGATCGTCGGCGCGTTCACCGCTGAGAAGCTCCGCGAGTGGCATGCACGCGCGATCGTGCGGCAATTTCCGCTTGCGATCATCGTCGGCGACACGGATGGTTCGGCCCTGGTTTCCTCACAGATCGCCGAGGGTTTCAAGAGAAGAGACGTTGACGCTGCGCTTCAAGTAAGAACGGCTCAGCCCGCTGCCGCGGGAGAAAAAAGCGAGCAGCGACGGCTCGAGCAGGCTACCATTGCCGTTGGTTTCGCAGGACCAAAAGCGGAGAGCGCCGATCTCACAGCCGTCCAGTTGATCGAATCCGCGTTGAACGGGCCAGGTGGGCGTCTGCTCAGAGAACTGCGCGACAAACAGAACCTGATCTCGATGGGTGGGTTTGAACACCAGACCATGTTCGCCGCGGGAGTGATAGCCGCGTATTCGGCGACCCGGGCTGAGAACGAGCAGAAGGCGCGGGCGGCACTCCTTGCCGAGTTCGAGCGCCTGGCGCGCGGGGGACTGACAGCCGATGAGATGGCAAGCTCCCGGGCATTGGCCACGACGTCGCGTATTGCGCTTCAGCAATCACACTCGCAACACGCGCTTCAGTACGCGCGAGCAATCTTCCATCGGCAGCAAGCTTCAGCGTCTGATGTCGATAACTTCGCTGAGCTGTTGTCGAAGGTGACTTCCGAGGACATCAAGCGAATCGCCGGTGCTTATTTGAAAGTATCGTCCGCTGGCGCCGGTATCGTTCGAGGCACCCCGCAACAACCAGTCCTGTCTCCACCGAAACAGGACTGA